The Alosa sapidissima isolate fAloSap1 chromosome 8, fAloSap1.pri, whole genome shotgun sequence genome contains a region encoding:
- the sftpbb gene encoding surfactant protein Bb isoform X2: MDVDSPSSIQLELLRKALHGVCLQLPKGEALTRCYMMVDKHLPSIMKHQIDLCPLLGLCPIRSLQENSKPLTSDMVEISTTRVSVGGTKQNTQGGPVCALCVLLLQKMEDMLPKERTEEQIVELMGKVCSMLPDKYSEKCNDFLQKYGKQVVDFLLSDAAPHTICVLLHLCLFEEVPPREYALASDCTSCLSLSALTRFHLGRNATETQTASLLQNICQRHPNAVPQCEAFIQLYGPRLPRILGKHDGGRDACEKEDFCQSQWWGNVN, from the exons ATGGATGTGGACTCTCCCAGTTCCATACAG CTTGAGCTGCTCAGGAAAGCTCTGCATGGAGTGTGTTTGCAGTTACCGAAAGGAGAGGCCTTGACCCGTTGCTACATGATGGTAGACAAACACCTGCCCTCAATAATGAAG caCCAGATTGATTTGTGTCCACTGCTGGGATTGTGTCCTATCCGCTCATTACAAGAGAACTCAAAGCCTTTGACCAGTGACATGGTTGAGATCAGCACAACACGTGTCTCTGTGGGAGGGACCAAGCAGAatactcag GGCGGTCCTgtctgtgctttgtgtgtgctcCTCCTCCAGAAGATGGAGGACATGCTGCCGAAAGAGAGAACTGAG GAGCAGATAGTAGAGCTCATGGGGAAAGTGTGCAGCATGTTGCCAGACAAATATAGTGAAAAGTGCAATGACTTCCTGCAGAAGTATGGCAAGCAGGTGGTCGACTTCCTGTTGTCTGATGCTGCGCCCCACACCATCTGTGTTCTGTTGCACCTGTGCCTATTTGAGGAGGTGCCTCCTAGAG AGTATGCCCTGGCCTCCGACTGCACCTCTTGTCTCTCACTCTCGGCTCTAACGCGGTTCCACCTCGGACGGAACGCCACCGAGACGCAGACAGCCTCCCTGCTGCAGAACATCTGCCAGCGGCACCCCAATGCTGTTCCTCAG TGTGAGGCCTTTATCCAGCTCTATGGACCAAGACTCCCCAGAATTTTGGGGAAACACGATGGTGGACGGGATGCTTGTGAG AAAGAGGACTTCTGCCAAAGCCAGTGGTGGGGAAATGTTAACTAG
- the usp39 gene encoding U4/U6.U5 tri-snRNP-associated protein 2 produces the protein MATIKREREIDEDDDEVPVKVGRGHDVEDKRSRHCPYLDTINRSVLDFDFEKLCSISLSHINVYACLVCGKYFQGRGQKSHAYTHSVQFTHHVFLNLHTLKFYCLPDNYEIIDSSLEDITYVLKPTFTRQHISGLDKQGRLYRAYDGTTYLPGIVGLNNIKANDYANAVLQALSNVPPLRNYFLEEENYRGIRRPPGDIMFLLVQRFGELMRKLWNPRNFKAHVSPHEMLQAVVLCSKKNFQITKQGDSVDFLSWFLNALHGALGGTKKKPSIITKVFQGSMRIFSKKLPHPDLPPEEKEALLLTEDYQEVMSEAPFLYLTLDLPTAPLYKDEKEQLIIPQVPLFNILTKFNGNTEKEYKTYKENFLKRFQLLRLPPYLIFYIKRFTKNNFFVEKNPTIVNFPITSVDLREYLTEEAQATEKHTTYDLIANVVHDGKPTEGSYRIHVLHHGTGKWYELQDLQVTDILPQMITLSEAYIQIWKRRQSEEEEDSHTGA, from the exons ATGGCGACCATAAAGCGTGAACGTGAAATCGACGAAGACGACGATGAAG TACCTGTAAAAGTGGGTCGAGGGCATGATGTCGAGGACAAGAGGAGTCGCCACTGCCCCTACCTTGACACCATCAACAG GAGTGTTTtggactttgactttgagaagCTGTGCTCCATTTCGTTGTCCCACATAAATGTGTAtgcttgtcttgtttgtgggaAGTATTTTCAGG GGAGAGGACAGAAGTctcacgcctacacacacagtgtacagttCACTCACCATGTATTCCTTAATCTGCACACACTTAAATTCTACTGTCTGCCTGACAATTACGAGATCATTGACTCCTCGCTAGAGGATATCACG TACGTGCTGAAGCCCACATTTACTCGTCAGCATATTAGCGGACTGGACAAGCAGGGCCGTCTCTACCGTGCCTATGATGGCACCACTTATCTGCCTGGCATCGTGGGGCTCAACAACATCAAAGCCAATGACTATGCCAATGCAGTGCTGCAG GCCCTGTCTAATGTACCTCCCCTGAGGAACTACTTCCTGGAGGAGGAGAACTACCGTGGGATTCGCCGGCCTCCGGGTGACATCATGTTCCTGCTGGTGCAGCGCTTTGGGGAGCTGATGAGGAAGCTGTGGAACCCGCGCAACTTCAAGGCCCACGTCTCGCCCCACGAGATGCTGCAGGCTGTGGTGCTCTGCTCCAAGAAGAACTTCCAGATCACCAAACAGG GGGATTCTGTGGACTTCCTGTCTTGGTTCCTCAATGCTCTACATGGTGCTTTGGGTGGCACCAAGAAGAAACCat CCATCATCACAAAAGTGTTCCAGGGCTCCATGCGGATCTTCTCTAAGAAACTGCCTCATCCTGACCTG CCCCCAGAGGAGAAGGAGGCCCTCCTGCTGACGGAGGACTACCAGGAGGTGATGAGCGAGGCTCCCTTCCTCTACCTGACCCTGGACCTCCCCACTGCGCCGCTCTACAAGGACGAGAAAGAGCAGCTCATCATCCCACAGGTCCCCCTCTTCAACATCCTCACCAAGTTCAACGGCAACACAGAGaag GAGTATAAGACGTACAAGGAGAATTTCCTGAAGCGTTTCCAGCTGCTACGGCTGCCCCCATACCTCATCTTCTACATCAAGAGGTTCACCAAGAACAACTTCTTTGTGGAGAAGAACCCCACCATTGTGAACTTCCCCATCAC GAGTGTGGACCTGCGTGAGTATTTGACAGAAGAGGCCCAGGCTACAGAGAAACATACCACCTATGACCTAATAGCCAACGTGGTGCATGATGGGAAACCGACAGAAGGATCCTACAGGATCCACGTTTTACATCAT ggcaCTGGGAAATGGTATGAGCTGCAGGATCTACAGGTTACAGATATTCTTCCCCAGATGATCACGTTGTCTGAGGCGTATATACAG ATCTGGAAGAGAAGACAgagtgaagaggaggaagacagTCACACAGGAGCCTGA
- the c8h2orf68 gene encoding UPF0561 protein C2orf68 homolog codes for MEVLQDGEEHALKDKRGGRLDMTHGFLHHIRRNQKARDDYDKEVKQAKERQRRRHTTTPCRPRRPDLQVYHPRHRNGLGPNEAADDWQENESGDSSTEQEGSSASPLFWLDYQADSGHITSFIVCKEDDPESVVSRVAEENILDSAMKTVLLARVRKEMDKRRNKR; via the exons ATGGAGGTTTTGCAGGACGGGGAAGAGCATGCACTGAAGGATAAACGAGGGGGGCGTTTGGACATGACTCACGGCTTCTTACACCACATTAGACGAAATCAGAAAGCAAG agATGATTATGATAAAGAAGTGAAACAGGCCAAAGAGAGGCAACGGCGCAGGCATACAACCACCCCCTGTCGACCTCGACGACCCGATCTGCAAGTATATCATCCACGCCACCGGA ACGGCTTGGGGCCCAATGAGGCAGCAGATGATTGGCAGGAGAATGAGAGTGGTGACAGCAGCACTGAACAGGAGGGAAGCTCAGCCTCTCCGCTCTTCTGGCTGGACTACCAGGCCGACAGTGGACACATTACTTCCTTCATCGTCTGTAAG GAGGACGATCCTGAGAGTGTGGTGTCGCGGGTGGCAGAGGAGAACATTCTAGACTCGGCCATGAAAACCGTGCTGCTGGCACGCGTCCGCAAGGAAATGGACAAACGGCGTAACAAGCGCTGA